The sequence ATGATGGCGCAACTTCCTGCATCCAGAGCCAGTTGAGAGAGAGGACTTGGAGCTGATGGGCATGGGGGAGGCACCTGTGTCCAGGGAGCTTCTCTGCCTCTGTGCTACTCCCTGTGGCTGGGGAGTGATGTGTCCTGGTGGCCGTCTACCCACTCCTTGAGTTACCCCTTCCTTGTCTCCAGCATGAAGCGGCCCAAAGTGGGCCCTTCTTCCTTCGGCATCCTGGGCTTTTTTGGACGGAAACCCAAAGTGACTTTGGAACAGGATGGGAAGCTGGAATCCCCGTTGGGCAACCCTCAAGAAACCCACATCTCTCTGgtgccagaggaggaggaagaggaagaggaggaaggcttGTTGGAATGTCCGCTGTGCCTGCTGCCCCAGCCCCCAGCAGCCTTCCCTGCACTCTCTtgctgctcccacctgtcctgcCTCACCTGCTTGCAGCAGTACTTGCGCATAGAGATCAGTGAAAGCCGCGTGCAGGTGGCCTGCCCACATTGCCCTGCTCTTCTCCAACCAGCAGAGATCCATCAGCTGTTGCCGGAGTCCAACCTATGCGAGAAGTACGAGGAGTACATGCTGCGGCGCCTCCTGGTGGCTGACCCAGGCACCCGCTGGTGTCCTGCCCCAGATTGCAGGTGGGACAGCTGAGCTTTGGGGAAATCACATGGAGGGAGGACTATTGAGACAGGGAAGACATCCATCCGTATCCCATTGGTCAGGGCCTACCACTTAAAgaagttggatccagattaaattttccactCGCAGAAGGAGAGGTgtaatttccactgattccccttcctgctgcagatcccTTATGCAGTTTTTGAGGGCCCCCTAACCCTTATCCCCCTAAcatctcccaggagcagcattttgggaagaAATGGGTGGCAGTGAGAGAAGTGCTTTCTATTAGCAGAACATTTCGCTGGGTGTCCAGCCCTAGGTTTGTGCCAGCTGGCCAAACTAAGCTCCAGAAGACACTTGTGATTGTCTAAGCCCTTCTCATGTTACTAGAGttcctgtagcatagtggttaagtggctgagctgcgcatcagcactctgctggtttgagtcccactactgccataagctcagcaggtggccctgggtcagccactccactcagccccagctgtattatggggataataatacactgactttgtctagaagagtggtatataagcacagttattattactgCCCAGGAAGGAGGGGGTTCTGCTGGTTTCTTCATCCCtgaacacacacatgaacatgcatgaaactgccttatcttGAATCATACttttagtccatcaaggtcagtatggtctactctgactggcagcagctcctcagggtctcaggcagagctctttcacatcacccgctGCCAGATTCTTAACCAGGAGATGCCAGGGCCCAGAGGCTCTGCCACTCAGAGCCCAGATGCTCTGACACAGTCCCTCCCCCTTGAGAAGCCACGTTGCATAATGGAAGCCAGGCAGAGAAGAACTGCTGTGGGGAGGCCCTGTTTAGAAGGGCAGCATCAGGCATTTCCCCAGGTTTGGTCCTCAGCAGTTCCAGTTTTGAAAAGTCAAGCAACAGAATTTAAGAAAGACCTTTCCAGCATGGGACAGGATGGACCAATACCTGAGGCAGTTTTGAACAGCTTCCTAAGTACCCCTCTAAGTGCAGTGTGAGATCTCAGAGAAGAAAGGCAAAGCTGAAGGTTCTGCTgtgatggagggaggagagggtatGTGGACTCCTCTCCAGTACAAGCTCTGGCACAGTGGGAGGAGACCAGGGTGAGTGCTGAGTCATGATGCCACCAGACAAACGACTTCCGCTTCCTCTGCTCTACCCCATCCCACCTTAGACCCCATTTTGGGCCCTTGTCACATTCAGAAGGTTTGGTAAGGCGTTCCACAATGCTGTCGCTCCCAGTGATGCCTTGCCTAGCTCAAGCACATAGGCCGCATTCTTGAACACCACTAGCGCAGGAGAAGGGAATGGCACATCTGGTCCTGAAatcatgatgctgccttatattgaattagACTCTGGTCTATTAAGATGGTaaagaggtctttcacgtcaccgactacctggtctttttttttttaaagtggaaatgccaaggattgaacctgggaccttctgcatgccaagcagatactctactaTTGAGCTATAGCCCCTCCCCTTCATCTCTCTGGTTATTTTCCTACACAACCCACATGGATTTCATAATACTACAAATGCAAGGCATATCAGCATTGTGTAAGATCAGAGCTGATCTCAAAGAGCTCTCTTTTTCTGtccctctcccctttctgggACTTCACAGCACACAGGACCTAGTTAAAAAGAGTCTTACCTGACTTATTTTCTGTTTCAAAGCATGTGTTCAGGTTGCACTCAAGAGCATTTGCTCTCCTCTCTTTGGGCCCTGAAAGCACCCAGCTCCTCTGACCACACCTTAAATTCCCATCTAGAACTTCCTGGCAAAACGTCACAAGTACTTGTGTGTTTTATGAAGGCCACAGAAGTACAGACAATTAGGCAGAGAATATATAAGAATGTAAATGCAACCTACCCACAAAACTAGGGACTGGAGCCTGTCTAGCACAAGTGGAGCTGCACTAGATGGTGGGTAATTTTCTGCCTTGCTCCTTCCACAATAACTGGCTGTGCCTTCTGTCCCAAAATTGGATGCTCAGAGATCAGTGAAGCCCCAGAAACAGCATGGATGGGGGGGCATAGTGGGAGACTGCAATGGAAGAGGAGAAATTGCCCCAAGCCTCTTCCTTCTGCAGGTGAAAGTGCCTTTTGTAAGCAGAAAAGGTTAGGATCCGAGCCTTGAAGTCTGATTCAACTGCAGCATATAGCTTGGTTTATATTATTAGAAAAGCTTGGTTGGGTTTCCCCATGCTGAAGAAAAAAGCATAGATGCGATTGGCCAGtccctgctcctcacttgccctcACCAGAAACAAGTCAAAGCTTTAAACGTGGCTCTGTGTTCAAGCTCCATGGTGGGAATGGCTGGGGACCTCATTTCTACATAACTCTGGGCCAGTCTTTTTAGTAAATTTAACATCAACAGGGTAAGGTACTGTTTAAGCATCTCTCTGTCTGTGCTGGATTGGGTAAGCCTTACGATTCTaaaaaacagtgcaatcctaagcagagctacaccagtctaagcccatgggcttagactggagtaactcttcttaggattgcactgttaatgcagCAGAATGTTAAGAGACATCTGATTGACACGCTCTCCATTGCTGGATTTGGTGCACGCTAATCCTAAGAGCTGCCTGTCACTGGCCAACAGTGCCTGATGTCTGATGTGCACAGGGCCACAGTCATTTGTCCCTAGCTTAGGCCAGCCACAAGAAAGACCATTTTTGGTCATTTGTGCTACAGTCGATTAATGCGACTGGCCTTCCTATATTCATCCACCTCTGCCCAACACTCCTGATATTAGATGATAGGTGCTCTGCCGTTCAAAGAAAGtctaaaccagtttggtgtagtggttaagggcatgggactctaatccggagaactgggtttgattccccactcctccacttgaagccggctgggtgaccttgggctagtcacagctctctggagctctctcagccccacccacctcacagagtgtttattgttgtgaggataataatggcatactttgtaaatcactctgagtgggtgttaagtcatcctgaagggcagtatataaattgaatgttgttgttgttattgttttttaaGAGAAGTTGTTAAGAGAATACTAATATTGTTAGTATTATTAAGCATCCTGAAGAGCTATGGCAGTGCTCAGTGCAGGAGCAGCTCCCCCATATAAAACATTCTTGCCTGGTCATTACCAGGGATCCAGACATGCTGGGCTGTGGGTCACACCTGAATTGACCCATAGAAAGGCAAGGTGCCCCACCCTCTGCTCAGTCTTAGTGACTCTGGCCTGCATTCAAGCACAGGCTCTCAAGACTTAAGGGCAACTTTCTTAAGAGTGGACAGTAATTTCAGACCCATCAGATCAGCAGTTCTGGAGGCTCAGTGGGATGTAGCAGGAGAAGGGAATTAGCAGAAATTGCTACACCCACTGAAGAAGATGCAAGGGCCCTTAAATCTTTGGTACAGTATGGTTGGATACAGGCCTTTGCTCTCACCCCATCATGAAAGGAGATCACAATCTTCTCTTAGTCTCTAGCTTACCTTGGAGTATCTGGAACCTGATCTCCTGCTGTTGCTTGGGTCTAGCGAAGAGCAGGTTCCACTGGTATCTTTGAAGGGAAACAGTGGAGCTCGGGGTGAGCTGAAAAAAGACACAGAGAGTCGACTAAGAGTTGAAGCACTGATCCTAAGCTGACGCCTTTCCCTCTTGCTCTTTCCCTTAGTTATGCGGTCATTGCCTACGGCTGTGCTGAATGTCCCCGACTTGTCTGTGGCCGTCAGGACTGCCGAATGGAGTTCTGCTACCACTGCCGGCAGCCCTGGCACCCCAACGCTTCCTGTGAGCAAGCCTGCCGGGAATGGAACCGGCAGGCTGCAGGGGCAATGGAGCTCTCTACCCAGCTGATCCAGAAGGAAGAGGCTACCCGGGGTGAGTCAGGCCAGCAGGGTAGGTACCCGCCTCTGTTCTCCCAGCACAAAGTGCCCATGGGACCAGATTACTCCAGTGGCATCCTCTCCTTCTGTACCAGGATGCCCCACATCTCTAGGATTTGGGGGATAGTCCAGCACCTCTCTCGCTAAGCTGGGCTCCTCCGATAGGGCATTGCAGTTCCCTTTCCGCGAGTGGCCTTCTGCCAGGGGTCCCTCTGAGACGCTTCTCCCTAATAATCCCACtccttttcttttctctgcctCGCCAGCAGACACCGAAACCATCAAGGTGTGTCCCCGCTGTGGTGCCTTCATCATGAAGATCAATGATGGGAGCTGCAATCGCATGAATTGCACCGTCTGTGGGTGCCTGTTCTGCTGGCTCTGCTTGCGCGAGATCACAGATGTGCACTTCCTCAGGTGGTAGCAGGTTcccagagggggagggggaagaatggtGCAGTGGTCATGGAGTCCATACTcagtcccagggctttttttctggggaaagaggtggtggaactcagtgggttgccctcggagaaaatggtcacatggctggtggccctgccccctgatctccaggcagaggggagtttagattgccctccgcgccgctgagcagcgtggagggcaatctcaactcccctctgtctggagatcagggggcggggccaccagccatgcgaccattttcaagaggttccggaactccgttcccctgcattccccctgaaaaaaaagccctgctcagtccCATCTTGTCCCAGGTCCCTTCAGGAAACAGAAGCTCGAGCAGGGTCAGATCTATCCTGATGTAGTCCGTGACAGCTGCATCAAGCACCATggctgttggccctccagagcaacgcattggtcccatgtaaaaaaggatgctggactaggtggaccaatgaatggtctgatccagcaggtcttTGATTTGTTATGATGTTAAAAACAAAGCCAACATTTATATGTTTTCATATCTGAACTTGCATGCTGCTTTTCTCCGGTAAAAGGCTGTCAAAATGACTTTCAACAGACTTTAACAACAACTGGACTCGACAATTCTTAACAATGACCAAACCATAATTTTTAAAACAGTACCTATAAAAATTAACAGTGGCAGCGGGAGTGTAAAATTGACTGAACTAGATTATCACACAACTTTGGGTGGAAAAAGTTTGCCTAAAAGGACAACAAGAGCAGGCTTGATGGATCTCTCGTGGAAGGGTGTCCCACAATgctatggggtgggggtgggtgggcaggagcaGTGCTGACTTCACTGGTGCCTGACAATCTATACAAGCATACAGAAGAGTAGAATTTGTTATTAACTGCACAACTTGAGGAGCCAATTAAACACAGTGGAAGTCATGGATCTCCCAGTATCTTAAAAGTAAATGTTGGGGACATTCAGCCCAGTTCAggtcatttggggaggggggggggtcaatcctTCCAGTGCCACATGGTTTGGCCTTTCAGAAACCCCTTCCCTGTGCCGTTAAGAGCCCCAGAATGGGAAACAAGATACCTATAATTCTACCTTCCAAAACATGGCCATGTTAGTTTGGATGGGGATGGCGCGTCCAAAGACAAAACCATGCAAGCATGGACAAATATAGACATCCTCTTCCTCCCTGTGTGACTCTGACCTGGATTGGGATCACATGCATTTGTATGGTTTGCCAACGGTGAGAACAGATGACGATTCTCTTGCCACGTTGCTAATCTGGGCCCTAAGGACCTCAAGGTTCTAACCCTTACAGCTACACCAATAGCCCATGAAGCAGGACCAGCATCAGCGTTCCTTGAGTGGGGCTTCTGCCAAGCCCGTTGCCACTGAGCCCCACCCACATACCACCTTTGCTACCCGCTTGAGTGCTGTTCCTTCACGTGCTTGCTCGCAAACACTGGACCTCCTGTGCTTGTAGCTGCTCAGCACTGCCAGGGAAGAGCATGCGGGTGGTACACATGGGGCTCTGGACCATCACTGCAGTGGCCCTCCCAGCTGCACACACTACCCAGTGCCATTGAGGAAAGGACATGCAAGTGGCTATGAATGTGGGTGGTGGGAGGAGCCGCGAACAGGCAGGGGAATGGTGCTCAAGCGAGAGGGGATTAtttgggggtattggtggtgagCAGAGAAGGGGGGCAGGTCACCTGAGCACCCTGCCCTCAAAACCTGGAAATAGCGCCTCTATGAAGTGTGTGGGGCAAGGCCTGGAGACATTTTCAAAGTCGCAGGGTTCTCAGTAAGACTGCCGGCCTTCTTGTCATCTTCGCTTTCGCTTCTGACACCAGCCCTCTTCTCCTTAGTCCTTCTGGATGTACCTTTTGGGGGAAGAAGCCCTGGTCCCGGACACGCAAGCTCCTCTGGCAGCTGGGCATGGTGCTGGGAGCTCCCATGGTGATCTCACTTGTTGCTGGCATTGCTGTGCCGGTCATCACACTAGGGATACCCATCTATATGGGAAAGAAGGTAAGGAATTTCACTGCACTCCCCAGCAGGAACTTCTCAAGATCTTCACTTTAATGCTCTTGTGGGCACTCAGGCAAGGTGGCAGAGGGACGGCTGAGGGGTTCTCTCGACTTAGCATTGCCTTACCCAGCCTCAATACTACCCTCGTTTCACTCCCTCAAGGTTCTGAGCCACGGACGCAAGAGTAAACTGTCAGCCTGCCAGCAGTGTCTGTCTGTGGCCAGCAGTATTCTTCTGTCCCTCTTTGTGTCGCCCGTAATCACAGCGGTCACTGTTGGTAAGTGCCAAAAGGGCTGGCGTTGGAAGAGGGTATTGGATTCCCAAAGCTGTCCATTGCATTGTCACGGAGTGGCAAATGGCAACCTTGCTGCCCCTTTGGCCACGTTCTGTCTCCTAGCCTGGCCTGCGTAATGGGTGGGAATCGCTGGTTCTCATCTTAGGCTCTCTGCTTACAGGGGTTGGGGTGCCGCTGATGCTCACTTATGTGTATGGAGTGGTGGTGCTTTCTCTCTGCCGGAATCGCTGGGGGTGTGGCGGCACCCAAAGGAAAGCTGGGGAGCTCAGCACAGTGGAGCTGGAGAACCTTGCCAAATGTACGTGAGTCATTGAAGCGTCTAAGCAGGAGGAGAAAGGGAAGCCCAGACTTCCAGTGGATGAGTCACTGATTGCGTTGTCACTGTTGGCATGTCACAATCTCTCCCTTCACCCCCTAACCTACCTCTAATGAAATAATTAGTTCTAGTATCTGTGCGAAGTGCTGTCAaacgttatttatttatgttttatctcactgggactcaaggcaggttacacagatGCGGGTGGAAGGGGACAACCTTGATAAGTCCTCTCCATCACAAAACTGGTCTTCTGTCAAGATTTTGCCTGTGGGTTTCAACTGAGCCATACAGAGTCACAGATTCACAGGAAggacaaaatgcatctcttaacaTGAATAGCAAAACCTATTGAAGGCTTTTTCAGCACTGAGGAAAGCCATCCTCCATTGGACTGTCCAAGGTTGTCAGTTTCATAAGATGAATTGGTTTTCTTAGGTGATCTTAAAGTTTCCTATTTGGAATCTAGCAAGCCTGAGCATGCAAAATGTACATGAGCAATAAAAGAAGGGATAGCCCAACCCTAACAGTCTTGCTGGCTTCTGCTACACGAGTTTAAGGTAGGAAATATCAGGTCACTTGGGTAAGTTCAGTTCTGTTGCTGTTATTTTTACAAAGGGTTAGATTCTATTATTTTGTTCTGCTAACAGAATTTTCTACCAGCACCAGGAgacaagggttggatccagcaaccTGCAGACCCTTCCCTGCAGTCATGCTTTCCTACCTGGCATAGTTGATTCCCAGGTCCACAGGACCCATGTGGACAAATAGCCCCAAGGGATCAGAATGCTgcagtggggagaaagggggcaacatCTCCTTTCCTCTTCCGTGCAGATGGAAGAGGCAAAATGGTGATTTTGTCCCCTACTTTGTCCCCTCTGCAGGCTCCCAACTGATGGGGATGTTAGTCCATGGGGTACCACAAATCAAGTTTCCAGGGTAGAAAAGGACTGCCGGTGGGAAGAGAATGTGAAAAAGGTCTGCAACCTTTAAAATTGTTTGCTGACAGATTGCTGGATCCAGTTCTATGCCTTTTCTGCTATCAGTAATTAAACAGAATAGTTGGATCCAATCCTGTGTATATTGTAGTATTGCattcagtcagggctttttttctgggaaaagaggtggtggaactcagtggtggaactcaagaccacacaatgacatcactttgggtcagctggaacaaggggggagtttttaaaagtttaaattgccctcagcgaaaatggtcacatggcggagggcaatctaaactcccctctgtctggagatcagggggtggggacaccagccatgtgaccgttttcaagaggttctggaactctgttccactgcgttcctgctgaaaaaaagccctgcattcagTAATGGAAGGCTGACACAAGACTAACTCTCTCTCCAAGGAACTGAAAGGAAGTGTGCAGCACTTCACTGATTGTGATGTCACCTTTAGAGAATTCTCTTTGCAGCCATGTCCATAAGACTGCTCTACAGGAAAGGAACCTCACAGATGAGAGCACTGAGAGCCCCTTTTGCTCCTATGCTATGAAAAACCGCTAATTTTTCTGTTGGTCAATATATGTGAAAAGTGCGAAGACAAACAGGAAGCCCAGTTCTAGATTGATACCGCCTGGAAACTCAGGTCTAGGTAGTCCTGTCAGCAGTTCTTGAACATACAATAACCGGTTTGTCCTTTTCAATTCTCACAAtatcaaatgccttttcttcAGTTTTTCTTCCAGCTTCTCACTGCAACTCGCAAACCGTTAcaccttttgttttctttctccagCTAGTGGTGGGGATCCAACCAACCTTTCACTCAATCTTGCCCTTTTTtgctacagtccctgtcccacaTGGCTCTTCTTCATGCAGGtctcatgaccccccccccataaccttTCTGTGTGGCCAGAGGcgacccttcctccctttttcaccagtggaaaaggtAGTTGGATCCTCCTCAGTATTTcccattttccttctttcctgcTTCCATGTGAGCGAAGACACTGTTTATACTCCTAGTTCATTTTCATTGCTATTTGTCTCCAGACGTAATATTTTTTCCAACTAATGTTACTCATACAAAAGCTGTTTCTTGGTGCTACGTTAACCGAAACATGATCTCGACACTGCCGTGtcctccttctccccttcctTAGGATGTCCTTCTCAAAGCCACCTTGCTATCATTTTCATCAGGGGGGGAAGTCTTCCTCCACTGAACAGATACATGTTCAGCAGGTTGTTTTAAACATTTCAAGCAAAAAAACTTTAGTCAGCTCAGAATAATCCTCAAATTAACCCTGCAATCCTCAGATGAGAAAGCCGATTGCCTCATCCAAGGAGAAAACAATCAAAGTGATCCTTCAGCTCTCTACAAATTCACATTTTCCTTCCCTCTGATTAAAATTCTGAGGGAATTAGGTATTTCTCTTTCTAGATATTCATGCAAAACTATCCTATGATTTTCATCTTCAGACATATAATGGATTGGTTCCTATGGGTTTTAAAAagtgaggtctcccatccaagtaatatccagagctgactctgcttagcttttatttcttatttatttattaggcttTTTGTCCTCTCTCCCCttgagcaggctcagagcaaagCAAAATATGACAGTAAACATAAAAACAGTGGTTGCAGTTACAATTATATCAAAACATCATAATACAGTACACTCAGTGCATCCCCATTTTTCTAAGTATCACAGCCTGTGGGGCAGGGTAGCCATCCACCTGATGACAACCTAAATCGGGAGGGCAACATGTACCCCTCTTTCTACTGGCGGCAGGCCAGTTGGAGAAACCACCCATCTCAACCCctgtaagcctggcagaacatcagtTTTACAAGCCTGACAGAATGACAATAGGTCCCACTGGGTTCAGGTTTCcaaagttccaccaggtgggcaccagggccgaaaaagccctggccctggttgaggcaaggcaaatttccttggggccagggattaccagtagctgtttttctgctggctggagcATTCTCCATGGAACACAGGGCGAGAGATGGTCCTGtctttgacaagatcaggctaattatatccctcttttttccccttcagtggAGAACCAAAGTAGCTTGTCACGTTGTTCCCTCCTCTACattaggtgaggctgagagattgGATCTCAAGTCCTAATCCTATACTCTAGCCTCAATACCACTCCTctctctgctcaggattgcatcATTCCTCTCCTGCCATATCTGAGAGTAGCATTCTGTGGCTCTGGAAAGGACTTGCTAAGGGCCTAGGACCCCTAAAGCAAAATACTGCCAGCCAAGGAGGCTTCGGTGAGGACAGGGAATCGAGTAAAGCTCCCCATTCTTGTACCAGTGGAGTCCTTGCTTGGCTGTATATCCTCCTAGGTGCAAGAACaagatggggtggtggtgatatAACCCAGTTCCCCTTTCTCACTTGGTAGGTTTTTGCCCGTGGGGCATGGTCCTATCATTCCTGGCAGTGGCAATTCAGGATTTTGGAAAGGAATTATCTGTCCCTGCAAGTGCTTTCCACTCACACAAACATTGGCTCCAACCGATTGTATTTCTGAGGATGAAAAATGTCTAAGTTAGCCTTGCTCACCAAATAGAGAACTGCTATGAACCACCATGGCCTTTCCTTACCTCTCAGATGCATCCTCTATTTGGAAGCCCATGTTTGGTAGCACTGGGCTTAGGGTTTTGAG is a genomic window of Eublepharis macularius isolate TG4126 chromosome 1, MPM_Emac_v1.0, whole genome shotgun sequence containing:
- the LOC129325212 gene encoding E3 ubiquitin-protein ligase RNF19B-like, yielding MKRPKVGPSSFGILGFFGRKPKVTLEQDGKLESPLGNPQETHISLVPEEEEEEEEEGLLECPLCLLPQPPAAFPALSCCSHLSCLTCLQQYLRIEISESRVQVACPHCPALLQPAEIHQLLPESNLCEKYEEYMLRRLLVADPGTRWCPAPDCSYAVIAYGCAECPRLVCGRQDCRMEFCYHCRQPWHPNASCEQACREWNRQAAGAMELSTQLIQKEEATRGESGQQADTETIKVCPRCGAFIMKINDGSCNRMNCTVCGCLFCWLCLREITDVHFLSPSGCTFWGKKPWSRTRKLLWQLGMVLGAPMVISLVAGIAVPVITLGIPIYMGKKVLSHGRKSKLSACQQCLSVASSILLSLFVSPVITAVTVGVGVPLMLTYVYGVVVLSLCRNRWGCGGTQRKAGELSTVELENLAKCT